The window AATTGGAATTGGGAAAGCTGTAATTGTCAAAAAAGAATATAGCATAAAGCGCTGTAGCGTAGATAATATTGACAAAGAGATAGAAAGATTTTTGGATGCTATTGATAAAGCTAAAAAAGAGATTTTAGAGATTAAAAAACATGCAGAGCAAAACCTTGGTCCAGATAAAGCCATGATATTTGATGCACACCTTTTAATTCTTGACGACCCTGAGTTTGTTAAAATGGTGAAAGAAAAGATACAGCAAGGAACAAATGCAGAATGGGCAGTTGATGAGTCAGCAAAGTTTTATGAAAGCTTGCTCTTGAGCTTGGATGATGAGTATATGAGAGAGAGGGCAAACGATATTAAGGATGTATCTAAAAGACTTATCAGGATTCTTAGTGGTGAAAGTGATTCAGAGGCAGGTTTAAAAAATCTTGCTGAGGGCAGTATTATTGTGGCTGAGGATTTGACACCTTCTGAAACTGCTCAGATGGACAAAACAAAAGTAACTGGTTTTGTTACACAACAGGGCGGAAAGACATCTCACACAGCTATAATTGCCCGAACATATGAGATTCCTGCAATAGTAGGTGTAAAAGGTGCTCTTGAGAAAATAAAAGATGGTGATGTTGTAATTGTAGATGGATATCAAGGTATGGTTTTAATCAACCCTGACAAGCAGACACTTGAAGAATATGAAAAGAGAATAAAAGAGGAAAAACAGAAAAAGGAAGAACTGAAAAGATTTGTTGCAACAGAAGTTAAAACCAAGGACGGCAAAAAAATTAAGGTGTATGCCAACATCGCTCTTCCTGACGAGGCTGAGATTGCGATAAAAAATGGCGCAGAGGGAATTGGACTTTTCAGAACAGAGTTTTTGTTTATGAACCGCAGTTCACCACCTTCAGAAGATGAGCAGTTTGCTGCATACAAAGCTGTGCTTGAGAAGATGGAAGGGAAGCCTGTTATTATAAGAACATTGGATGTTGGAGGAGACAAAAATATTCCGTATTTGAACATAGAAAATGAGCTCAACCCATTTTTAGGTTACAGGGCAATAAGGCTTTGTTTAGGTTACAAAGAACTGTTTAAAACACAACTAAGAGCGCTTTTGAGGGCATCAATTTATGGAAATCTAAAAATAATGTTTCCTATGATAACCACTGCTGGCGAACTAAAAGAGGCAAAAAGCATTTTGCAAGAAGCTAAAGAAGAATTGAAAAAACAGGGAATAGAGTTTTCAGAAAAAATAGAAATTGGCATAATGATTGAGACACCTGCTGCAGCACTTGTTTCGGACATTCTTGCCGATGAGGTAGACTTTTTCAGCATAGGTACGAATGACCTTATCCAATATACACTTGCAATTGACAGGACAAATGAAAAGGTCTCGTACTTGTATGACCCATTGAATACCGCAGTTTTGAGGTTAATTAAAATGATAGTTGAAAATGCGCACAAAAAAGGAAAAGAAGTTGGAGTTTGTGGAGAGATAGCTTCTGATGAGAATATTGTACCAATCTTGATTGGCCTTGGTGTTGATGAACTTAGTGTAAATCCTGCAAAGGTTTTAAGTGTTAAAAAGAAGATAATAGAAACTGATTTTAATATAGAAAAAAACAAAGTAAATGGATATTTGCAAATAAGCTAAAATAATAAAGGCTGTTATAGGCTTGGGTTTAAAGGCAGCTTTGCTATTGCCTATAGCAGCCTTTTGGCTTTTGATTTTTATCAACTTAATTTTTAGTTTTTCAAAATTTTGAGACAAACACTTAAAAAATAGTGATGGTATTCCTCACAATCATAGCTGTAAAATGAAAAAAGACAACAAATTTGAAATATAAAATTTTGCAGTAAAAAGGCTAAGGCGATGCAGAAAAAAGCAAAGCTTTAGCCTTTTTGTTTTCAAAATACTCAAAATGTGGTATTTTAAAATATATAAATTTATTTCACAAGAAAAAGGAGGAGTTTTAGGGTGTTTAAAAATTTCTTGCAAGATTCATTTTTCTACACTAAAAGATACTATGGCTACATATTTGGTCTTGTGGTTATATCATTTATTTTTGTTCTTCTGTCGGTTGTCATTTTACTAATACTTGGCATTTTGTTGGCTATGTTGATGGGCGTGGATATCTCCACGGCGTTGCTATTGAATGATAAAGATATTTTTCCTTTTTTAAGTAGCAGATTTATTTTCTATTTAATTTTAATGGTGCTTCTTTTGGTGATATGGTTATTTTTGGCAGTAGCTTTTGTCCAATATCCACTTGTAAAAACCTTTATTGAAATCACAAGAGAAAAGGAAATATATAAAAGACCTTTTAGTATTTACTTTGAAAAGATAAAAGAAAAAAATCTCTTAATGGGTTTGAAAATAATTGGCTTAGGATTGTTATTGATGTTTATAATAGGACCAATATTTGGTATAGGCATTGTTTGTATAGCTGAGGCAGAAACTATAATTAATATTTTAGCGCGGCTTGTGGTAATTATAGTTGGAATTGTAGGTGTAATATTTGGAGTTTACTTTTTCTTAAGGCTAATGTATGCAAATGCAGCATTGGTAGATAAGGATTTGGGAATTTTAGAAAGTATAAGAGAAAGCTTAAAGCTTACAAAAGGAAAAATGGGCTTTGTGATAGCAGCTTTTGTATATAGCACTATTGTATCAATAATTTTCCAAATACCACTTTATATAGTGGATATACTGTTTAAAACAGGTTCATTCCAAGAAAGTGCACTCTTTATTATTTTAAGCCTGGCAGGATTTGTTCTTTACCTTATAGCAGTGCCTTACTTTGTAATTATACAGTATCTTCCGTACAATATTCTAAATAGCTACAATAAGGGTGAGAATCATCAAGACAAACAAATTGACCAGACTGATGATTATGTGATTGGTTAACGCTGCAAAACATTTTAGTGAGGAGAATGACAATGGCCAGGGTCATTTCAGTCAGTGATTTATTTATGGACTATGGGCAGGGGAATGTTCTCAATGGAATCAGCTTTGAAGTTGAGGCTGGGCAGATTATAGGGTACATCGGACCAAATGGAGCAGGCAAGAGCACCACAATTAAAATCTTTTTGGGAATTATTACAAATTATAAAGGCAAGGTTGAGATTTTTGGCGAGGATATCAGAGGGAAGTATCTTTACAAAAAAAGAATAGGATATGTTCCAGAGGTAATTGAGCTTTATGAAAGCCTTACTGCAATGGAGTACTTAAATTTTGTGGGTCAGCTTTATGGTCTTGATGAGAGGACTGTTAAAAAAAGAGCTTTAGATCTTATTGAAATTTTTGATTTGAAAGATGCCATAAATTCAAGACTTTCTACATATTCAAAAGGTATGAAACAAAAACTTGCAATTATTTCAAGCTTAATTCACAATCCTGACCTTTTGTTCTTTGATGAACCCTTGACAGGTCTTGATGCAAATTCAGCAACAATCTTTAAAGAATT is drawn from Caldicellulosiruptor naganoensis and contains these coding sequences:
- a CDS encoding ABC transporter ATP-binding protein; amino-acid sequence: MTMARVISVSDLFMDYGQGNVLNGISFEVEAGQIIGYIGPNGAGKSTTIKIFLGIITNYKGKVEIFGEDIRGKYLYKKRIGYVPEVIELYESLTAMEYLNFVGQLYGLDERTVKKRALDLIEIFDLKDAINSRLSTYSKGMKQKLAIISSLIHNPDLLFFDEPLTGLDANSATIFKELLRELKKEGKTIFYSSHIMEVVEKVSDRIILLNKGTIVADGSFEELAQKLKQSNLEQLFNELTGFTNHQEIAKEVVKVIKGEKGEG
- the ptsP gene encoding phosphoenolpyruvate--protein phosphotransferase — translated: MITGIPVSEGIGIGKAVIVKKEYSIKRCSVDNIDKEIERFLDAIDKAKKEILEIKKHAEQNLGPDKAMIFDAHLLILDDPEFVKMVKEKIQQGTNAEWAVDESAKFYESLLLSLDDEYMRERANDIKDVSKRLIRILSGESDSEAGLKNLAEGSIIVAEDLTPSETAQMDKTKVTGFVTQQGGKTSHTAIIARTYEIPAIVGVKGALEKIKDGDVVIVDGYQGMVLINPDKQTLEEYEKRIKEEKQKKEELKRFVATEVKTKDGKKIKVYANIALPDEAEIAIKNGAEGIGLFRTEFLFMNRSSPPSEDEQFAAYKAVLEKMEGKPVIIRTLDVGGDKNIPYLNIENELNPFLGYRAIRLCLGYKELFKTQLRALLRASIYGNLKIMFPMITTAGELKEAKSILQEAKEELKKQGIEFSEKIEIGIMIETPAAALVSDILADEVDFFSIGTNDLIQYTLAIDRTNEKVSYLYDPLNTAVLRLIKMIVENAHKKGKEVGVCGEIASDENIVPILIGLGVDELSVNPAKVLSVKKKIIETDFNIEKNKVNGYLQIS